The Borrelia hispanica CRI genome has a segment encoding these proteins:
- a CDS encoding DUF735 family protein, with product TPQAGVIKIKLLGTIKTNFTAFITPSTPKGNRLKRIKVRETKEGFQTAYKFLTFNFLPKGYSQSIYSFIKNLIPIGRTLKLYD from the coding sequence ACTCCTCAGGCTGGGGTCATTAAAATTAAACTTCTTGGCACTATAAAAACTAATTTTACTGCATTTATTACTCCTAGCACCCCTAAAGGAAACAGATTAAAACGCATTAAAGTACGTGAAACTAAAGAAGGATTTCAAACTGCATATAAATTCCTAACATTTAATTTCCTTCCTAAGGGATATTCACAATCAATTTATTCATTTATAAAAAACCTTATCCCAATAGGACGGACACTTAAACTATATGATAA